GCCATGCCGTCGCGCAACGTCCATCGCCGTCCGAACGAGCGCCGCGCCAATGCCTCGGCGACGCCAGTGCCCGCGCACATCCAGCTCGTGGAGGTACGACGTCAACCGTCCGCTGGGCGATCTCATCTGGACACCCCAGGCGAGCCCGACCGGTTCGTCGTCGTCGTACGCGCCGAGCACGAACGAGGTCGGGTCGACGAGGAAAGCGCGTGCAGCGTCGAAGCTGCCGTTCTCGGCCGTGGGGGAGTCGGGGAGCACTGCCCGGTAGAGCGCGATCAGCGCGGCGGCGTCGCTGTCGGAGAGTTCGCGGATCTCCACTGCGTCAGTATCGCCCGGCGCACGTTTCGCATGGC
The sequence above is drawn from the Planctomycetota bacterium genome and encodes:
- a CDS encoding GNAT family N-acetyltransferase, with protein sequence MEIRELSDSDAAALIALYRAVLPDSPTAENGSFDAARAFLVDPTSFVLGAYDDDEPVGLAWGVQMRSPSGRLTSYLHELDVRGHWRRRGIGAALVRTAMDVARRHG